The DNA window AATCAGCCCGTTCCAGTCTAAAAGCCCCCATTTATAACTATCAAAAGATGGCATATAATGTGCCATACTCCAACTCATCATTCCCTGATATTCTCCATTATGAATCGTTCCAATGGTTTTCACTCCTTTTAAAAACTTAAATTCAGCACAGTATTCAATCATAAAAGGAACTAGTCCCGTATGATAATCATGACAATGTAAAACGTCAGGACGAATTTCCATTGCACTCAGCCAATGTAAAACACCATGTTGAAAAGCCAGAAACTGAAAACTCTCATCCTGATATCCATATGGATTATCACGATCTAAAAGTCCTGGAATTTTAACCATATAAAGTTCAAAACCTAAAACATCAGTTTTCTCCTTCATTACCTGAACCTGAAGCATATTCGGGCCTTGATGAATGAAACCATCAAAAACTATGTCAAACTCATGATCATACACAAAAGATTTGTTATACCAAGGCATGACAACTTTGGCATCAACCCCTTTTATTTTATTCTGATATTTTGGTAAAGCCCCGACAACATCTGCCAGACCTCCTACTTTTGCTATCGGATAACATTCCGTGCTAAGATGATAAACTATCATTTTACTTTTTATGTAATTTAATTCTATGTAATTTATACTTTTTATCTTTTCTCTGTTTTAAAATTAACCCTGCTAATGGGGGTAATTTTAAAGTTATTGATTTTGGCCTGCTCATCCATTCTTCATATTCTTCTTTCAGAACTTCAGGATTAATCCCTCCACCATGATACCTTGCATCATCAGAATTAAAAATAACTTCCCAGTGCGTTCCTTCATTTACTCCAATCTTATAATCTAAAATACGTGGCGTAAGATTGAGAACGACCATGAAAATATCATCTCTCCTTTTTCCTTTTCTTAAATATATATAGACAGAGTTATCCTGATCATTTGCTTCTACCCATTCAAACCCTTTAGAATTAAATTGATTTTCATAAAAGGCAGATTCATATCTGTAAACATGATTAAGATCCTTTATCAGGGTTTGCAATCCTTTGTGTACAGGGTATTGTAGTAAATGCCAATCCAAACTCTGTTTAAAATTCCATTCACTGGTTTGTCCAAATTCATCACCCATAAAAAGCAATTTTGCTCCCGGATGTGTATACATATACACAAACAATGTACGAAGATTAGCAAACTTCTGCCATTCATCACCCGGCATTTTATAAATAAGACTCGCCTTTCCGTGTACAACTTCATCGTGAGATAAAGGCATCATATAATTTTCATTATACATATACATAGAAGCAAAGGTCAGTTTATGATGATTGCTTTTTCTGTTTATAGGATCTAGTTTGAAATAATCCAATGTATCATGCATCCAGCCCATCATCCATTTCATTCCAAAACCAACTCCCCCATCATGTACAGGTTTTGTAAGTAAAGGAAAGTCTGAGCTTTCTTCAGCAATGGTTATAATAGTATCTCCGAATTCTTTATACACAGCAGTATTAAATTCCTGAAGAAATAATTTTGCTTCAAGATTTACATTTCCACCATATTTATTGGGTTCCCATTCCCCTTCATTTCGGGAATAATCCAAATGAAGCATCGAAGTCACTGCATCCACCCGCAATCCATCAGCATGATATCTTTCCAGCCAAAACATGGCATTTGAAATTAAAAATGACTTAACTTCATTCCTTCCATAATTAAAAATATAAGATTTCCAGTCAGGATGAAACCCTTTCCTTGGATCTTCATGTTCATATAAAAAAGAACCGTCAAAACGATGCAAACCGTTAGCATCTCCGGGAAAATGAGAGGGTACCCAGTCTAAAATAACACCTATCTCATTCTGATGAAGCTCATCAATCAGATACATTAAATCCTGAGGAGAGCCAAACCGGGATGTTGCCGCATAAAAACCCGTAATCTGATAACCCCAACTCGGATCGTAAGGAAATTCCATTATGGGCATAAATTCAACATGAGTAAAACCCATTTCTTTGAGATAAGGTACTAGCTTTTTAGCTATGTCCCGATAATTTAAAAACTTTTCCGGATTATCTTCTTCTCTTACCCAAGAACCTAGATGCATCTCATATACTGAGATTGGAGCGTCTAAACTGTTCACTTTCCACCGGCTGCTCATCCAATCCTTATCCTGCCATTCATACCATGTTGTAGATATTAATGATGCAGCCTGCAAATTTTGCTCCCAGCTTAATGCATAAGGATCACTTTTCTCCAGAATCTCCCCATAGGTTGTCTCTATAGCGTACTTATATAAAGTTCCCCAGGTGAGCCCTTCGATAAATCCTTCCCAAATGCCCGATCCATCCCAGCGAGGATATAAAATATGTTCCTTATGGTTCCACTTGTTAAAATTTCCAATCACAGAAACTTTTTTTGAATTCGGTGCCCAAACCGAAAAATAAACTCCCTGTACTCCGTCCTTTTCTACGGAATGCGCTCCAAATTTATCATAGAGCTTATAATGTTTACCTTCTTTAAAAAGATAAACATCATGATCCGTAAAAAGTGTATATGTTTTAACAGAGTTCATTAGTGTTTAATTTACATTCTTTGAAACTACGAAAAATACAGCTAGAAACAATTAACTATAATTCAAATAATTGTTATATAAGTTATTTCATCCGCGTGTCTATCAAATATATAAAATTTACTGATTTATATATTTGTTTTTATCTAAAATTTCAGACTAGATATATCTAAAGTTTTTTTATAAATTTAGCCGTATTATTTTTTAAAGACACATGATGAAGTTTAAACTTTACACTGATGAGAGTGATGAAAGAACTGTATATGTAACAGGGAATTTTAATAATTGGAATCCAAAAGACAGTCGATACAAACTTGAACTTACGGATCCCAACAACTATTTTATTGATATTGCTGATGAGATCCTGCCTTCTGATATAGAATATAAGTTTACAAAAGGAGGCTGGGAGAATGTGGAACTTGATAAATACGGAAATATTACTCCAAATCGTAAAGTCAAAAAAGCATCAGGTGAAGTTTCAGATACTGTAGAAAAGTGGAGACTCAACTGGGGTCCTTTTAAAGATGAGTTCTTCCCTATTGTAGAAATCATTTCGGAAGAATTTTATATCCCACAACTTGACAGACACCGTAAAGTGTGGGCACTACTACCTTACGATTATTATATTTCGAATAAAAGCTATCCCGTATTATATCTTCAGGATGCCCAAAATCTCTTCAATGAAGGAAGTGAGTATGGAAACTGGGAAATCGACAAAAAACTCTCTATTCTTGCTGAATATGGCCGTGGTGATGTGATAATCATCGCAATTGAACATGGAAGTGAAGAAAGAATAAAAGAATATATATTTGATAATGATCATGTTGCCCACGGGTCTGAGGGCAAAAAATACATCCGATTTATCACAGATACTTTAAAACCATTTGTTGATGAACAGTACCGGACTAAAAAAGACAGGGAAAATACAGGAATCGGTGGTAGTTCTTTAGGCGCCTTGATCAGTATCTACAGTGGATTTCTTTATCCAGAAGTATATTCTAAGCTCTTAATTTTCTCACCATCGCTTTGGGTAGAACCAAATAATAATTTCCCAATGATGAATTTCAGAGTGCCTTTTAAAACAAAAATTTATTTATATGGTGGTGGGCAGGAAGGAGCCAAAATGGTAAAACGAATCCATGTCTTTGAAGAATATTTAAGAAAATGGGAGAAAAAAAATTTCTTTGATTTTGAATTCAAAACCAATATCAACCCTGAAGGTACACATAGTGAATTCTATTGGTCTCAGGAATTTCCAAGGGCTATTGAATGGCTATTTTATGATAACATAGAAAACCCTGTAGAAGTAACCCCACAACAAAAAAGCATTAAACAGTAAAAATTATGAAATTAATCAACAAAAAAAATAAAAGCTACAGCCAGGTCTTTCAATTATTCACAGAGGAAGAATGGACAAAAACAAGCAAAAATTTCAATAAAAATATTTCCACTTTTTTCACTGGAAAGAAAAACGAAGTATTTGTTAATACCACTGAAGAAAGTATAATCTATTTTATCGGCTTAGGAAAAGAATCGATTCAGAATTTTGAAGTCCAGCAGGTTGCCGTAAAATTCTCCCAAACCCAGAAAAAAAGTTTAAAAGCTGTTTCCACGTTAGTGTTAGGAAATTTTGTTGATCAAAAACAGTTCGAAGAATTTATAAAGGGATTATTAATAGGAACATACAACTATCCTTTCGATAAAAATCATCCGTTCTGGAATCCGGCATTCGAGATTCATTTTGAAAATCTAAGTCAGAAAAAACTTGATGTAATTACCCAAAAAGCAATAGCATTAGCTAATGGCCAAACGGCCTGTCAGGAGTGGTTAAACAAACCTGCAAATCTTAAAAATCCAGATATTTTAAGTCTTTATCTTAAAAACTTAGCTAAAAAACATCAGCTAAAATATACTGTTTTCAACAGGAAAAAATGCGAAGAATTAGGTCTTGGAGCCTATCTTTCAGTAAATCAAGGAAGTGCTTATGATGCAGCCTTTACCATTTTAGAATACAAAACAACTGTAAAAAACGCTAAAACTATTGGCTTGGTGGGAAAATGTGTGGTCTTTGATACTGGAGGGATC is part of the Chryseobacterium paludis genome and encodes:
- the glgB gene encoding 1,4-alpha-glucan branching protein GlgB encodes the protein MNSVKTYTLFTDHDVYLFKEGKHYKLYDKFGAHSVEKDGVQGVYFSVWAPNSKKVSVIGNFNKWNHKEHILYPRWDGSGIWEGFIEGLTWGTLYKYAIETTYGEILEKSDPYALSWEQNLQAASLISTTWYEWQDKDWMSSRWKVNSLDAPISVYEMHLGSWVREEDNPEKFLNYRDIAKKLVPYLKEMGFTHVEFMPIMEFPYDPSWGYQITGFYAATSRFGSPQDLMYLIDELHQNEIGVILDWVPSHFPGDANGLHRFDGSFLYEHEDPRKGFHPDWKSYIFNYGRNEVKSFLISNAMFWLERYHADGLRVDAVTSMLHLDYSRNEGEWEPNKYGGNVNLEAKLFLQEFNTAVYKEFGDTIITIAEESSDFPLLTKPVHDGGVGFGMKWMMGWMHDTLDYFKLDPINRKSNHHKLTFASMYMYNENYMMPLSHDEVVHGKASLIYKMPGDEWQKFANLRTLFVYMYTHPGAKLLFMGDEFGQTSEWNFKQSLDWHLLQYPVHKGLQTLIKDLNHVYRYESAFYENQFNSKGFEWVEANDQDNSVYIYLRKGKRRDDIFMVVLNLTPRILDYKIGVNEGTHWEVIFNSDDARYHGGGINPEVLKEEYEEWMSRPKSITLKLPPLAGLILKQRKDKKYKLHRIKLHKK
- a CDS encoding alpha/beta hydrolase-fold protein, whose translation is MKFKLYTDESDERTVYVTGNFNNWNPKDSRYKLELTDPNNYFIDIADEILPSDIEYKFTKGGWENVELDKYGNITPNRKVKKASGEVSDTVEKWRLNWGPFKDEFFPIVEIISEEFYIPQLDRHRKVWALLPYDYYISNKSYPVLYLQDAQNLFNEGSEYGNWEIDKKLSILAEYGRGDVIIIAIEHGSEERIKEYIFDNDHVAHGSEGKKYIRFITDTLKPFVDEQYRTKKDRENTGIGGSSLGALISIYSGFLYPEVYSKLLIFSPSLWVEPNNNFPMMNFRVPFKTKIYLYGGGQEGAKMVKRIHVFEEYLRKWEKKNFFDFEFKTNINPEGTHSEFYWSQEFPRAIEWLFYDNIENPVEVTPQQKSIKQ
- a CDS encoding leucyl aminopeptidase family protein; translation: MKLINKKNKSYSQVFQLFTEEEWTKTSKNFNKNISTFFTGKKNEVFVNTTEESIIYFIGLGKESIQNFEVQQVAVKFSQTQKKSLKAVSTLVLGNFVDQKQFEEFIKGLLIGTYNYPFDKNHPFWNPAFEIHFENLSQKKLDVITQKAIALANGQTACQEWLNKPANLKNPDILSLYLKNLAKKHQLKYTVFNRKKCEELGLGAYLSVNQGSAYDAAFTILEYKTTVKNAKTIGLVGKCVVFDTGGISLKNHENMHYMKSDMGGATAVLGALIYASEMQLPINLVVILPITDNSISEKAFLPSDVITAYNGKTIEVLNTDAEGRMVLADSLSYLSKNYKTDLLIDLATLTGSSVRMFGDTCGALFSNNEELKNTLIKTGDRTNQRLWNLPLWDIWKDDIQSDVADLKNISMKPIGDCIVAAKFLEQFIEGHSKWAHLDIAGVAFGSVGYAKEKASTGFGVQLLADLIENYH